The following proteins come from a genomic window of Salvia hispanica cultivar TCC Black 2014 chromosome 4, UniMelb_Shisp_WGS_1.0, whole genome shotgun sequence:
- the LOC125221133 gene encoding uncharacterized protein LOC125221133 produces the protein MNWITLCNEAIDRLLRQRQQRRQQAAAAVPRPIHRRRHVPRDHIAAHIRLYEDYFAPQPYFGDALFRRRFRMHRPLFMHIVGALERRYKFFRIREVVAGKSGHTAIQKCTAAIMQLAYGGPADMFDEYLHIGESSAVECLLNFCAGVRSIFGDQYLRRPSPEDCQRLINMHGSVHGFPGMLGSIDCMHWEWRNCPVAWKGIHTPALKPSIPR, from the coding sequence aTGAATTGGATCACGCTGTGCAACGAGGCGATTGATCGATTGCTCCGGCAGAGGCAGCAACGGCGGCagcaggcggcggcggcggtacCTCGGCCGATCCATCGTCGACGTCATGTACCCCGGGACCACATTGCTGCACATATTCGGTTGTATGAGGACTACTTTGCTCCGCAACCGTATTTTGGGGATGCCTTATTCCGGCgacgttttaggatgcatcgtcctctgtttatgcatatcgtGGGTGCTTTAGAGAGAAGATACAAGTTTTTCAGGATCAGGGAGGTTGTGGCTGGAAAATCCGGACACACGGCAATACAGAAGTGCACTGCCGCAATCATGCAACTGGCGTACGGAGGCCcggccgacatgttcgacgagtacctccacattggCGAGTCTTCAGCCGTCGAGTGTCTGCTGAATTTTTGCGCGGGCGTTAGATCGATATTCGGGGATCAGTATCTTCGGCGTCCGAGCCCCGAAGACTGCCAGCGGCTGATAAATATGCACGGGTCGGTGCACGGGTTCCCTgggatgttgggcagcatagattgtatgcattgggagtggaggaACTGCCCCGTCGCCTGGAAGGGGATACACACTCCGGCTTTAAAGCCAagcatcccacgatga